ACGCATATGAATTTTTTGATAACTTTTCAACCTACTTTGAGTCGGTAATATTCTATGGGTTCACCTCTGAGGATGTGACCATCGAAAACAAACAAGTTCAGTCCTTGATCACAGTTTGTTTTGAAGTGTTACGGAGTGAGTTTGTAGAGCCCATATTCGCCCATTCTGCATTTGAattattggagttgatcaTTCTTGCTTTAAACCAAAGATTCAAGCCTTTCTTAGTGACGTTTTTGCCAGAAATCTTCCAAATATtcgacaacttgaaggcCCAAGAAGCCTTTGACGGCTACATGTTGCACCAATTATCCATCGCAAGAATATTTTTCGCTACTAGTTATGTGGATCCTATCACTACTCTCCAATTTTTGAATGAAAAGCAGTTCACTcccagcttcttcaaattatGGATCGAGCATTCTGACGACTTCCAAAGTGTTCACGGATGTAAATTGCAAATCTTGAGTTGTATCGCTTTCTTGTGTGATGGAGAATTATCACTTATCCAAGACCAAGACTTAATCGGAGAAATCACTGATCTTTTGATCTCAAACCTTGAAGTGTTACCCCACGCTATCAAAACGAGACAGGATATTCAATCAAAGGAGTACGGTGTGAGGCAATTCCTCaatgaagacgaagatggTGAGTACACCGGGGAATATTTGGCTGATGATTATGATGCCGAAGCTGAGTTGGAAGCTATGAAGCAAACCCCCATTGATAATATCAATGTCTATGAGCTGTTTGTAACCAAGATGCAATTGTTGCAACAACAAAAGCCTCAGGCTTAccaagaaattgttgagAGATTTAGCGATGACCAAAAGATCATTGTCAACAGGGTGTTTGAAACCTTCAATAAGATCCGTGCCCAATCTTGAAGCCAGAATACATAGACATTTTAGTAGCTATAAATCAATAGTGTAAGGCTCCATTTTGTATAAAGGTGCGCGACTGTTTTTCCTTCTGATGGCAATTACACTTGCATTATATATACCTCAAATATGTTTTCAGGTTTTGGATCCACTATGTTTGGAGGAGCTGCCTTTGCTCCcatgaacaacaagttcGAAGACTATTTCCGCTGTTATCCAATCGCAATGATGCCTGATAGTATTAGAAAAGATGACGCCAACTATGGAGGCAAGATCTTCCTCCCATCATCAGCTTTAAACAAATTATCCATGTTACACATCAGATATCCTATGCTATTTgagcttttgaacgaaACAACTCAGAAAAAGACTCACAGTGGTatcttggagtttgtggcaGAGGAGGGAAGAGCATATTTGCCCCAATGGATGATGAGTACTCTTGAATTACAACCAGGACAATTGGTTCAAATATCCAACTGTGATTTACCACTTGGGAGATTCGTGAAGATTGAACCCCAGTCAGTCGACTTTCTTGAAATTTCCGATCCCAAGGCCGTGTTGGAGAATGTCTTGAGAAGGTTCTCTACGTTAACGGTGGACGATATAATAGAGATCAATTATAATGATACCATCTATGGaatcaaggtgttggaaaCCAAGCCTGAATCCAGTGGTCAGGGGATTTGTGTGGTGGAAACAGATTTGGAAACGGACTTTGCTCCACCGGTTGGATACGTTGAGCCCGAATATAAGCCAAAATCCCAAGCACCTACCCTGAAACCAATTACTCCCACCAGCGTGAATAGAGGCGCTGGGTCTGCCACAATGGCTAGATCCTTGAATTATGCCAACTTGGCAACTCTGTCAAGTACGAATTCTTTCGGGGGTAGTGGACAGAAATTGTCTGGTAAAGCAGTTGAATCAACCAAACCAAAAGATATTAGTGTCGACGATCTAGATCCAGAAGCTCCTCCTGCCCCATTTCCCATCGCAGAAAATAAGCTATTCTTTGGCTTCCCGGTAGTATTACCTACTCCCAGCCCCACggatgaagaagctgagTCCACCAATAAACAAAAAGCTTTCCACGGACTGGGACAATCGCTAAGACAAAGCAAAAAGAGGAAAGATAAGAATAACAACCACACCCCTTTAAAGAATCATTCAAGGAGTCCGGATTACATAGAGATTGATTAGGTAGGGTTAATGATACACCTAGTAAAAAAGCCTGTGATGCACATGGATTAAAATATTTACTCTCTGGACGAAGGTATAAATACATCGTTGCCTTGTTTTATGGCCATCTTGGTATGGTACACAATGTCAACAGATTCCCAAGGGTATGCAATCCAACCATCTGGAACGGTtctggctgcaaaatagTTACCTGTCTTCATGATCTCATCGGGCAAGTCAGCCTTCTTAGTTTTCTGTTTGTCGTGCAAGACAAAAATCCCAAAGGTCGTGTCGTTTGGATCAGCTCCAACTGCCTTagcttgttcaacaacatctttcttcaactccgAAACAGCGTAGTGCAAAGTGGTTCTGGTGTCGTCCACTTCGTCGATGATCAACACTTTTTTGcccaccaagttgatcttggatTGGTTATAGTCAATCCACTGAGTTCTGACCACTTTGGTACCAGGGTTTTCAGCATCATCTCCATATGTGTCGATTTCCTCGTATAAAGACAAGATAATGGCCATGATTCTGACGTTGGGCTGACCAGGctccttcaagaaggatCTCAACATACGAGCAGGGATAAATCCACCTCCACCGATTGCAATAATCAAGTCTGGATTGAACTTTTTAATCTTGTCAGCTATTTCTTGACACAACTGGTGTACGTTGTTGTACGAGATGTACATCTTTTCATCTTCGGCGCTCATATTGACTTGAGTATTGAAAGTACACGCAATAAACAATGGTTGGGGGATTTTAATACCCAAGTAAAAAAATCGAAAGGAAATATTAGGTGTATATATACCAATTTTAGGATTGTGAGAAATGAGGTGGGAAAATTTTTCCCGAGGAGTCTACTTTGAAGGGCTACTTACCTAGTTGATATCTCGAGTCTTAGTAGGTATTAAAACTTTCTGATAACTTGGGTATGGACTAGATACTTCCAGAAATACAAAGATGTCATTAAATCCCCATTTAGTTTCTATGTTATCTTGGTATTCTTGAAAGTAGCCTCCGCGGGGCACCTGGCAAATCTTTTCCCAGATAGTGCTGATGTCATAATCGACCCGTTTACCCCTACTGATTATTTACTCTATACAAAACGGCAAAACCCTTCTCTTCGCTTATCTTTGAAACGATTTTTTGCACTACGGTTTTTCCCGAAGGAATGTCTTTACATTTTATTGAAATTAAATCATTTATGAATTGATTGAAGGTCGCAACTTTCACAATTCTTCAGGCAATGTGTGAGACGTTTCAGGAAATGTTATAATCAATGTATTCTCTTTTTTTCTATAATTTAGCAAATTAACATGTCATTGACCTCTTAAGTACCACAGTGGATCTTGATTGATTTTATTTGGTTTTTTCCCCCAGCACTTACCACTGCCTTTAACTACGGTTAATTTGCAACTAGTTCTGGCgcaatttttcaaaattatGGGGTCGCATTATTTTTCAGTGagcttccaaagaaaaagacaAGTCAACCGAATTGATTTTTATTTGATCTTACAAAACCAACGTTTTTGGACCATCCGATTTAGACCGTCATCAAACCGAAAGTAAGTAGAAGTCGAACAATCAATCATGAAGTTCTTCATTGCTTTTTATCTTTTGACCTTGTCGTTAGCCGCAATACTAGGAATCGACTACGGTCAGCAGTTTACAAAAGCAGTAATGTTGGCCCCAGGTGTCCAATTTGAGATCCTTTTGACAGaagaagcaagaagaaaagatctTTCAAGCATTAGCATTCGTCCCGAGAAGAATGGTGAAATCGAAAGGGTGTATGGGTCTGCCGCTCAATCTTTATGCACTAGATTCCCCCATCATTGTATTGGAGGAATCAAGTCATTATTGGGTAAATCATTCCAAGATAGGGACTTGAGCGACTATTTATCAACTCATTTTGGATTAAaagccattgaagatgaagatagAACAAATGCCATTAAGTTTGATCTCGGTTTCGCTAATCAGTCGTTTGCGTTCTCGGTTGAGGAAGTGTTAGCtatgactttgaaagaactCAAAAATAGAGCCCTCAAGAATTTGGACGAAAACCCAGTTGCAAAAGCCATTGTGGACGACGTTGCTATCTCAGTTCCTCCATATATTACCCAGGAACAAAGACAAGCTTATATTGATGCTTTAGAAATCGCTGGTTATAAGAACATCTTGGGATTAGTGGACGAAGGAACTGCTGTGGCAATCAACTATGCTTCCAATCAAAAATACGAACAGAAGGATTAtgacaacaagaaaaagttCCACATGATCTATGACATGGGTGCTGGTTCCACCAAGGCAACCCTTTTTTCTATTACTCCATTTTCTAACTTGACTACCAAGTTAGAATTAGAAAACATAGGGTTTGATGTTGCTTTTGGTGGTCAAGCTTTAACTCAAAGTATTTATAATATCTtaattgaaaagttgacTTCTTCCTTTGGTCTCGATGAGGACTTTGAGTTACCTCCAAGAGCGGCTGCTCGTTTATTAGAGGGTGCAGAGAAGGCAAAGATTATTTTATCTGCAAACAGTGATTATCACTTGAGTCTTGAATCCATCCTTGACGAAAAGGACTTCAAAGCAGTCATTACTAgagaagagtttgaagaaatcaacatAGACAACATGGTTAGAATCACAAAGCCTATAATGGATGCTTTGCATGGAACTGGCGTTTCAATTAATGAATTGCAATCTGTTATTTTAACTGGTGGATCTTCGAGAATTCCATTTGTTCAAAAGCACTTGGCAACCTTGTTAGGCGAGCAAAGAATTGCAAAGACAGTAAACGCCGATGAAAGTTGTGCTTTGGGTACTACTATTAAAGCCTTCCGAGAAAAGACTCTgttcagcttcaacaaagactttgttgttgaagacaaGACCTATCACAATTATGAAGTCAGTGTTAATGGAGAGGAGTTCAGTGTTTTTGAAAAGGGAACCCCTGCAGACTCTACAAAGAGAATTAATCTTGGTGAACTCATAGATGATCTTTCAATCGAACTATTCGAGGATGGAAGGTACTTCAAGGGATACACGGTGGAAAATGTCTTGGACAAAACTTCTTCCCTTACATGTAATGATGACAAGGCTTACAAAAAGCAGatatttgcaacctttACCTTGGATTCAAACAAAATTTTTAGCTTCACGAAGTTGGAAGTTGAATGTATTAAAGAAGGCAAGGACGGATTCTTtaagaagttcttgaacaaagagGAACCTGTTGATTTCGAAGAGGAAGCTCCTGAAGCCGAAGAAAACGAATCCACCAATTCCACTGCTTCTGTAAATGCCACTGATTCATCTTCAAGGAAATCCAGAAAGGTTTTGAGACCCGTTTCTATAAGTATTCCAAGGCCCCAATACCCTTCTTTGAAGCCAATGTCCAGACCTTTAAAACAAAGAGTCACTTCtaagttcaagtacttggattCACGAGATGAGTACAAGATTGCCTTAGATAACACCAAGAATAGATTGGAGGCAGCATGTTATCAATTACGTAACCTCATAGATGAGCACGAAGAAAGAATCAGTGATGAGTTGTCGGTTGACAACTTCAGAGAGCTCGTTAGTGAGACTATTGAATGGCTCGAATTCGACAGTGACGATTCTCCGCTTTCTGAGTTTGAGGACAAGATCAGACAAATTCAGATAAGACATGATGAAATTCACGCCATTACGAAGATGTCCACTACCGATCTCTCTTTGGAAGGGATGACCAAACTCTATGAAGAAGGGTCATCGATCATGATGAAGATCCAGAGCAAGATGTTGGAATTTGGCAGCTCCATTAGCGAGATCAGACAAAAATACGATAAAGAAGGATTGGATTTTGACAAGGAAAATGACCGTATTAAGCTCCAATTATTGAGCAAAGGTGAAGATAAGATGATGAGATTGGACAGATCTTTGGGAAAATATAAAGATTTGCTAACTCAATTAGGAGAAACTGTTCAACTAAATGAgaagtacttcaacaagattgCAAAGAGAGAGCTTTTTGATACATATGAAGCCATGACTGAATCCATTGTCCAAATGCTTGCTGATTTGGTTATGCTTGATGAATCACATCAAGAGAGAATgcaattgttcaacaccaaatttgaaaagttggtggaaagaaagaagcaaAAGGAATTTagagaaaagttgaaacagGAGAAGGCCAATGCTGACGGCGAGAAACAAGGTGAGGTTCCTATTcaggaagatgaagatgttgaacaTGAACAGACTGAACAGACTGAACAGACTGAACAGGAAACCCAACAACAGGATAATAATGCCGAGAATAGCTTTGAGCCTgtagatgaagaaattgtaCACGACGAGTTGTAATATCACCTCAAATCACTTTTTATAGATAATTATCATTTACATAAGAGAACGATTAACATCTCAAGATTATATTTTTTGCAGTAAAGAAATGCGACACATAAAAATTCACATCGCAGCTTCTTTACTTCATCTTTTTACAACATGAGTAATCCAAGTATGTATCAATTGAGGAAAGACAAGTGTGATCGTTCTAATACTAACAGAGTTTCAGACTCTAACTACAACTCGTATGATGACGGGAGAAGGAATAGAAACAGGGATAATTACAGCTCATACAGCTCAAGAGGAAGAGAAAGAGGCACCGATGGAGGAAATACACAAGGATACAATGAAGAATACCCCTCTTCTAGGCCGGACCGTAAAAGGCCGTTTGAGCAAAGCTCCTACAACCATGGACCCAGAGGAGACCAAAGAGGCTACATTGAtaacaaacaaaacaacTATTCCAATTACTCCAATTACTCCAACAGAGGTGGATATCAGAACTCGAATGACAGGAGTACAGGATATCAGCATAATGACAGAGGTTATAGTTATCAAAACAGTGACAAAGGCAGGTATAATAGGCCCCAAAATTCTTGGGGGCAACAGAGGTATGCTCGAGGACCTTCAAGCAGCGGGTCTAATCAAATGTCATTAGGTAACTCCAACGGCCACGACAGGTATAGACCACCTACTTACCCTGACAACCAACAGcctcaagaagaacctcAGAAACCTGAAGACCCTGctgtgttgaagaaatcactTGAGATGTATGaggagaaattgaaggaaatgACCGATAAGCAGAGTTTGGAAGACATAACTGGAATTGATTCTAAATGGGGTAAAAAGCCTCTGGGGTTTGAAAATGTATCCTCTCAAAGGGCTAAGTTATCCGGGTTGTTCCCCTTGCCTGGTCATCCAAGACCTATTGACTTTacaaaacttgaaggtattgTAAGGAACAGAACCTTAAATGGAAACGATATTTTAATCGATACTTCCAGGATTGATCCTAATGATTCTATTGCTGCAAAGACTGTATTCATTACTGGGATTGACTTTGATCAGATCGACTACTTGAAAGTTGCACAAGCCGTCAACAAGTATTTGGCTCAGTTAGATGTTCCTGAAGTCCAAGATGACAACATAGAATTTAAAACTAGGACCAAAGACAACCGTTCCTTGATAATAGAGTTCAGAAACAATTTGTGTGCTACCATTTGCCTTACACTTGATGAGAAATCGGTAGAGGTTGACGGAACATTGATCCCCATTACAATCACCAGACCCAACGAATATATTGCGCAGGGATATGTCGCAAAGGAGGATGACTCAAACGTACCTGACTGTGCCTATAAAGTGGCACTCCATTTTGGGACTGAGCACGAAGAGGACGAAGTCAGAAAGTCGATCGAAGAACATATTCCCATCAAACAATTccagtttttgaaggaaaagtATAACAAGGAATCAATGGGAATAGCTTTTGCGAACTTCCAGTTGCAAAGTTATGATCCAACTTCGGCTATTACAGTTGTTCAGCAAGTGCTTTTGAACCTAACGCAGGGTTCATCAATATTTTCCAAGGCTGATTTTGCTTGTATTGTACCAAATCAAACTAGTATACAAGAACAGCCAAGTAACATGGCATCACTACAGAGTTTCGTGAAGAATCAGTTAATATCCACTACAGTCACAGATAACAACCCCAACATAGTTTCTGAAGTTGTAAGAGATAACAGAAAGCTGAAAGTCATTCAGATAATCAATGCTGTAACTACCAAGGATCtcaaagatgatgagaCATACGGGTTTATCAGTAGCGACGTCGAACAAGAAgtgaagaagtttggtgaAGTGATAAGGGTTAAGATTCCAAGACCAGCTAATGATTTTACTCCCGGCTTAACTGAATCTTCCACTCCTGGGTTGGGAAGAATATTTGTCGAGTTTTCAAATGAAGACTCAGCATTCAAAGCTATTTTGGGATTAGCAGGAAGAATGTATAACGACAGGACAGTTCTTTGCTCATACTTTGACGTCgatgacttcaacaaaacaatCATGCTCAGTAAGTAACAAAATGTGTATATTATTATTAATGATCAGATAAACACTAATGTACAAAACCTACGCTCtactcttcttttcatgtaaaaacttcttcaattcatgAGGTACCTTCGGATCGTATCCATGTCTTACAATCATATCAAATAGCTTTTTTGGTAGCTCAGGGACGAAACTTAAGCTCAATTTGATAATTTCACTTTCTTCTAGTGGTGGGAATTTCCTGAGAAGTTCCATGGGTTGGGAAGATGCCAACAAACTTGACCTATTGTTGATTAGTTGAGCCACTATGAATAGAATATTCATGTGTGGACCATATGCAAATAAAAAGTCCCACAATTTCAAGACTGACAGTAATGGAGGAGTACAGGCACTTAGCGTCAAAACTGATGGGAATGCGTAGATTTCagccttcaagaacttggagtcaAAAAACTCACTCAACGCCGGGTCAATTATCTGAAGTACCATATCCACCAACGATAGTCCAGTATGAACCCCGTCCAAGTTTGGTGTGACATATAGTGGGATTTGTTTAGTTATCAAATGATGCAAAATTGCAAATGCTTGGGGTTCAGATTTGTGACAAGTGTATGCAATGGGGGCCAAAAGAACATTCAAGCCTTGAACATATCCCGATGAACCATTGTTGGAAGTGACAGCTATAGCGGACAATATTCTTATTAGGGCTGGTTCCAGAACTTTCAGGTGGAAGGCTTTATCATGCATCAAGGTTCTAAATGTATCATTTGTgattttttgaagaacatcttcatccaaagaAGCTGACGCCTGGGAAACAAGAGACATATAGTCCTTGGTAGGAAATGCAGCTACTCGATTTAATATGGTCCATACACTTTGTCTGTAAGGACACAGATCATATCCTGGTGGGATAGATAGCCCCTCTATTAAAATCATGTACCTAAGCTGTGATAAACTGTTATCGAGAAGGATTTGGGGCGAGCCAATGAATTGTTCAATAGGATCTTTCTTCCTACCTCGCATTTGGGTCTGAACATCTCTATGGTCTCGAAATGTTGTCATTTTGTATAGGTTGTGGTGACAAGTAAACAATGCAAAATCGCGACTGAAGTCAAAAACTGGTAATTCATTTTTAATACTTCAAGATGGCGCTCTTCatgtttgggtttgggaACATACTCTACGTTTCCCTCTTATTTCTCAACGCTATAGCCGTGTTGAGTGAAGATAGATTCTTGAATAGAATCGGCTGGGGAAGCTCAAACAACCAAGCTTCTACTCAGTTCAACCAATTTGGTAATAATGAAACATCAGTTAAGACCAGGTTGGTCAACTTAATAGGCGCCACCAGAACAGTACTGAGGCTcccattgattttggtgaacACTATTGTTATTTTATACTTGGTTCCTTTTGGTTAAGCTGAACAAATTTTAATACCACTATTTACGACATACTTGTTTCTAATAGACGTTATACGACTATATTTGCTTGCAAGGGGATTGGATCATATTTTCTATAGAGTCTAAGTAATCCATATATATAAATAAGCATTTTGTTTTGTCATTTGTACCATAATCGTACCATCGTGAGAAGACATTAAGACGTTAGGAATTCTAGGAGAATTCGCTATCAACTTCGGTTTTGACCTCAGTTTTGACCTCAGGACTAGAGCTACTAGTTGTTGGAGCATTGGTATGATGCAATCTATCACGAGACTTCTTAAAGAgctcttcttgttgtctcaacaattcttcttcagtgaATCCCGAGTTTTGAAACTTGttgctcttcttttccttccCTTTTAGTAATTCTTTGTGTTCTTCTAGTATTTTGTGGATTACTTCAAGATACCCATGGAATcccaactcttccaacgCCTTTACTACGTGGTCAGATGCAATGGTTTTCTTAGCCTCCTTCTCAGCAATATCGTTCAGCTGGGTGGACAATATCATGATAAACTCAATGCTACATTCTGTGATGGCTTCCCTAGCCTCTTTGCTGACGGCAATATCCTTGGGGAGTATTTCCGATAAGATCTTTTGGACGGTGGCCTTGGGTAAAGACAAGTCTTCACCGGCCCCACCACTGGAATATTCAGACATCTCTCAGCGAATAGGATATAAAATTAAGTGACTGGAGGTATGTTTTTTATAGATCGTGCAAGCTTGGAATTCTGCTTCCTTTTatactttttcaaaaaaaaaaacatcGTGCGGCTTGAAACCCTCACCAGCACTTGAATGCAATGGCTTTAAATTATATACTAATAGATTTAAATGTGTCTTGGTGACTGCTTTATACTTGTGCCATACTATGGGGTTTCATAGATAGTGGGGTCGATGGCTCCTCCAGGGGTCACTTCGGGGGACGTTTGTTCCGGTATAGGTTCTTTAGGTCTgtgtttttcaatgaaGGCGACAACAGTTTCTAGGAAATAGTCAGGATCATCTGATACAAGCCAATGGCCTGTGTTGAAGTCCACATTTTTAAAATTGGTGAAATATTTTGGGAAGTCATTTTCAAGGGTCTCATCAGTGATAAATTCAGACTGTAAGGCTCTTAAAATTAACGTTGGTTTATCAAAAGTCTTACCTTCCACAAGTTCACCTGGccatccaccaatttcttcaaggaagttctctttcaagaagttcaatacCGGAGGTCTGAGAAGactctttttcttctctaTTCTAAGGTTCCCCAATAAAAAAGTTCTGATCATTGGGTTTGGTTCATACTTCTTTAATATCTTATCTGCTTCTTTGAACAAATGACTCATCAGGACAGTCAATTTGAGTTTAGGGTCCTGCTCTATATGACACAAGCCTACCAACTGTTTATAGAAGCTCTTATCCAAAGGTGCAGCAGCAGGAGAATTGTCAATAACTATCAACTGTTGAATATATTCTGGCTTCATTAATGCCACGAGCATGGCCACTTTGGCCCCCATGGAATGGCCTACAAGGATGACTTTCGACCACTTTTGTGCCTCAATCGTATATATCACATCCTCAGCCATTTGTTTGTAGGTCAAAGGACCTCTTCGAGGAGATACGCCATGATTTCTTAAATCTATTCCAAACACAAAATTGTTGGTGGCATAACTCAAGTGCCTACCTACACTTCTATAGTTTTGCATACTTCCGAATAAACCGTGAAGTAAAATAATCGGTGTCAGATTGCCTGGGGTAGTGTGTTTGAACTTGTACAGAGTGAAATGAAGATCAAGAGGAGCTTTATCTTTTAAGTCTTTGACCTTATCTAGCTCCAAGGACTTAATCTCAGattcaagatcaaattttgtatcttcttctgcatTAATTAAAGGGCCCATGGGAGTACTGATGACTTTTGGGTTTATATCTGTACCAATCAGTCTGTTTATATCTGGAATGGGTTTTCTCATCAAGGGCCTTTTGGGCAAGGGCCCCTTATCAATGTTCTTTTGGGGCTTGTTAGACGCCAGTCTCTGTACCAAGAGAGAGATACGAGGCTGCGTGATATGTCTCACATGCGAGAAACTGCCCGTTTTAGTTATCAACGATCTAAGCATAAGTTGGGCTTGGTTTAGTTTTCGCACCGttttttttgcatcaagctcatcttgaaaaactcatctCAAGCTAATCTTGCCGATAAAACCACGTTGAAAGAAAATGAGTACGGTAGCTCAGGTATCTTCGAGTGCTCTAGTAGCCTCTAAGTTTGACAATACAGGTTCATTCTTGGCTACGGTGGTAGTGGCCTTGGATACTCACCAAGTTAGAGTGGTCTCAGTGAATCAGTCAGGTGCCAGTTTGGACACATCCTACAACCTTCCAAATGACAACAAAGTGCTGACATTAAGTTGGATACCTTTCCAGGAGCAAGAACAACTCTTGGCCTTGGGGTTGACTAACGGGTCGATCTTGTTATATTCTCCATTGACAAATGCAATTTTGACCAGGTTATCTAcctcatcaagttctttgataacagacttcaagtattccGACATAACTAAGTCTTTATGGGCTTCAGATATCACGGGGGTGATATATGAATGGGGAATGGATTATTCCTTGATTCAGAAAATTTCCATTAATGAATCTTTGACGATTGAAACTACCGAAACTGTGAATAGTATTGCAATCATAAATCACAACTCCCAACCACATTTATTGGCAGGTTCCCAATCAATTTACCTTGTAAATATAAAGACCAAAGAAGTGTTGAGAACAATTCCTGCCCACATCCAACCTATCCACTCCATTGTTTCTGTTCCAACAGATGACAATCTTTTCATTTCATGTGCTAATGGTGACAGATTCATTAACTTATATTCCTTGAATAAGCTGGTTCCGAATTCTGTTTTTGTGACAGACTCTCCAGTGACTGATATTTCCGTAGGAACGATCAATGATAAGTCGATATTGATAGCAAGAACTGAAACTGGTAATGTTGAAGTgttcaattctttcttATCTGAAGACGTCCCAGCTGTCAGCCAATCCAATTCtagaaagaagaaaagacaaCAGTTGACTAACTCAAGATCTCGTCATGCGGATGGTGTCATTTCATTGGAGCAAGTTGACTTGAAGGGCAGTGTGACGCCTAATTTACCAGTGGTTTCTGTCATCATCAAGCAAAACTTGGTACTTTATTCGTGGTTAGAGGACTTCTCTGTTCCTATATTCGATACTTTGAGGTGGTTGGATGAGAAGGCATCAAACTCGATTGTGGATAAAGTTAATTTAAGCAAAACCAAGCAAGAAAGCTCTGTTCCTCATCATGCTATGAATGGCCACGATGTTGCATCGGCCAAACATTATAACGAAGGTAATGCTATAGTCAGTGATGGTTATAACCTTAACCATGTTGTcgaagacgatgaagatgaagaggatGGAGAAGCATTGGCCGAtaagttggccaagttggctACAGATGCCAAAACAGTCACCCCAAAGAAGACTAAAAAACAAAATggaatcaacaacaatacaCTCACCACCATTCTTTCCCAGTCCTTAAAGAACAACGATCATTCGTTGTTGGAAACCGTATTAACCAACAGAGACCAGCAGGTGATCCAAAACACCATCGCCCGGTTAGACTCATCTATGGCTATTGTATTATTGGATAGAATTTCCGAAAGAATTGCACGTCAAGCTAATCGATTTGACCAATTAGTGTACTGGTTGAAGTGGATAATCATAATTCATGGTGGAGTATTGTCATCATTACCTGGACTT
The sequence above is drawn from the Yamadazyma tenuis chromosome 3, complete sequence genome and encodes:
- a CDS encoding uncharacterized protein (COG:A; EggNog:ENOG503NUP9) gives rise to the protein MSNPSMYQLRKDKCDRSNTNRVSDSNYNSYDDGRRNRNRDNYSSYSSRGRERGTDGGNTQGYNEEYPSSRPDRKRPFEQSSYNHGPRGDQRGYIDNKQNNYSNYSNYSNRGGYQNSNDRSTGYQHNDRGYSYQNSDKGRYNRPQNSWGQQRYARGPSSSGSNQMSLGNSNGHDRYRPPTYPDNQQPQEEPQKPEDPAVLKKSLEMYEEKLKEMTDKQSLEDITGIDSKWGKKPSGFENVSSQRAKLSGLFPLPGHPRPIDFTKLEGIVRNRTLNGNDILIDTSRIDPNDSIAAKTVFITGIDFDQIDYLKVAQAVNKYLAQLDVPEVQDDNIEFKTRTKDNRSLIIEFRNNLCATICLTLDEKSVEVDGTLIPITITRPNEYIAQGYVAKEDDSNVPDCAYKVALHFGTEHEEDEVRKSIEEHIPIKQFQFLKEKYNKESMGIAFANFQLQSYDPTSAITVVQQVLLNLTQGSSIFSKADFACIVPNQTSIQEQPSNMASLQSFVKNQLISTTVTDNNPNIVSEVVRDNRKSKVIQIINAVTTKDLKDDETYGFISSDVEQEVKKFGEVIRVKIPRPANDFTPGLTESSTPGLGRIFVEFSNEDSAFKAILGLAGRMYNDRTVLCSYFDVDDFNKTIMLSK
- the cdc16 gene encoding CDC16 protein (EggNog:ENOG503NXS2; COG:U; BUSCO:EOG09263KVG), with the protein product MTTFRDHRDVQTQMRGRKKDPIEQFIGSPQILLDNSLSQLRYMILIEGLSIPPGYDSCPYRQSVWTILNRVAAFPTKDYMSLVSQASASLDEDVLQKITNDTFRTLMHDKAFHSKVSEPALIRILSAIAVTSNNGSSGYVQGLNVLLAPIAYTCHKSEPQAFAILHHLITKQIPLYVTPNLDGVHTGLSLVDMVLQIIDPALSEFFDSKFLKAEIYAFPSVLTLSACTPPLSSVLKLWDFLFAYGPHMNILFIVAQLINNRSSLLASSQPMELLRKFPPLEESEIIKLSLSFVPELPKKLFDMIVRHGYDPKVPHELKKFLHEKKSRA
- a CDS encoding uncharacterized protein (EggNog:ENOG503P6U8; COG:S), with translation MALFMFGFGNILYVSLLFLNAIAVLSEDRFLNRIGWGSSNNQASTQFNQFGNNETSVKTRLVNLIGATRTVSRLPLILVNTIVILYLTLYDYICLQGDWIIFSIESK
- the UTP5 gene encoding Small subunit (SSU) processome component (EggNog:ENOG503NWZN; COG:S; BUSCO:EOG09264NJ1) gives rise to the protein MSTVAQVSSSALVASKFDNTGSFLATVVVALDTHQVRVVSVNQSGASLDTSYNLPNDNKVSTLSWIPFQEQEQLLALGLTNGSILLYSPLTNAILTRLSTSSSSLITDFKYSDITKSLWASDITGVIYEWGMDYSLIQKISINESLTIETTETVNSIAIINHNSQPHLLAGSQSIYLVNIKTKEVLRTIPAHIQPIHSIVSVPTDDNLFISCANGDRFINLYSLNKSVPNSVFVTDSPVTDISVGTINDKSILIARTETGNVEVFNSFLSEDVPAVSQSNSRKKKRQQLTNSRSRHADGVISLEQVDLKGSVTPNLPVVSVIIKQNLVLYSWLEDFSVPIFDTLRWLDEKASNSIVDKVNLSKTKQESSVPHHAMNGHDVASAKHYNEGNAIVSDGYNLNHVVEDDEDEEDGEALADKLAKLATDAKTVTPKKTKKQNGINNNTLTTILSQSLKNNDHSLLETVLTNRDQQVIQNTIARLDSSMAIVLLDRISERIARQANRFDQLVYWLKWIIIIHGGVLSSLPGLAAKFSNLHGILSRKADTLPRLLQLQNRMQIINEFNDSKKSQDHPYDGSEDEESDVEYVEELDDANLLNGDFHSGDDYVDSDDMEEDSEEEVDAHGIAAEDFEVDKEDEEGYSDEEIAVDNKDVEDSDEE